The following are from one region of the Phormidium sp. PBR-2020 genome:
- a CDS encoding GAF domain-containing protein translates to MDSFQPRLPQQRLPIATFEQLRLWIEQTAREYDQEAIVLTERAVRVQSLSQVGQFTLGVSSQFCALVWGNPPQPEAGTGMAVGFSLDPGHLQRFLEECPLKKPLRDRALKHLQAYELQPDQHSQLTLKLAQFISDRSSPMTSYPSTASATGQVQDALHHHRQQEQLLKQVTTQTCQSVALAVLISNTVDRVCRFLDLDRLCIYQFDNYTQGSDRPKPSSHCRDCITYEALGNENRPSLLSRQESVNWQFLDQFRDRYQAGETLIFGQEGLGETIPPVSQTYFEKLGIETHLTVPIRVQGQLWGVLLAHQCDRPRVWERREQEFLEHIADHLSVAIYQAQLYAEIQQQKETLEQRVEQRTQDLRDALVTAQVANQTRSDFLATVSHELRTPLTCIIGMSSTLLRWSFGNLTSKQRDYIQSIYNSGEHLMELINDLLDLSENESGKTVLSFSEFSLTQLAQEMFCMMVDRATVNGVHLALDLQLRKHQDHLCADRDRLRQILFNLLSNAIKFTATGGQALLRIYWQDADTVVFEVADTGIGIPEEQRSLLFQMFRQLESTYTRQYGGTGLGLALTKQLVELHGGLIKVDSEVGVGSKFTVRLPCHSSTALEPKAAPSPRIPLPPRKGHVVLVAHREDEAILICDLLTAAGYHTVWMLDGSTALEQIKMLKPVAAIIERQLPGMDGCELTQLLRQLPNTQSLKILLMTDPLSPEELADCQERGADTCLTHPIEPEDLLNSIIELLVEPSASNTDSQ, encoded by the coding sequence ATGGACAGTTTCCAGCCTCGCCTGCCTCAGCAAAGACTCCCGATCGCCACCTTTGAACAATTACGACTTTGGATTGAACAGACTGCGCGTGAGTACGACCAGGAGGCGATTGTCCTAACGGAACGTGCGGTACGAGTTCAGTCACTCTCCCAGGTGGGTCAATTTACCCTCGGGGTATCCTCCCAGTTTTGCGCCCTTGTTTGGGGGAATCCCCCTCAACCCGAAGCGGGAACAGGGATGGCAGTGGGATTTAGTTTAGACCCCGGTCACTTGCAACGCTTCCTAGAAGAGTGTCCTCTTAAAAAACCCCTTCGCGATCGCGCCCTAAAACACCTACAAGCCTATGAACTCCAGCCAGACCAACACAGTCAATTGACCTTAAAATTAGCCCAATTTATCAGCGATCGCAGTTCACCGATGACCTCTTACCCATCCACAGCATCGGCCACCGGTCAGGTGCAAGATGCCTTACACCACCATCGCCAGCAAGAACAACTGCTGAAACAGGTCACGACCCAAACCTGTCAGAGTGTCGCCCTAGCGGTCTTAATTTCCAATACCGTGGATCGAGTCTGTCGATTTTTAGATCTCGATCGCCTCTGTATCTACCAATTTGACAATTACACTCAAGGGAGCGATCGCCCCAAGCCATCCTCTCATTGCCGCGATTGTATCACCTACGAAGCCCTGGGCAATGAGAACCGACCCTCACTTCTCTCGCGCCAGGAAAGTGTAAATTGGCAATTTCTCGACCAGTTTCGCGATCGCTACCAAGCCGGAGAAACCCTGATTTTTGGTCAAGAGGGTTTAGGAGAGACCATTCCCCCAGTCAGCCAAACCTACTTTGAAAAACTCGGCATTGAAACTCATCTGACGGTTCCGATTCGGGTTCAGGGCCAACTGTGGGGAGTCTTGCTGGCCCATCAATGCGATCGCCCTCGGGTCTGGGAACGTCGAGAACAGGAGTTTCTTGAACATATCGCCGATCACCTCAGTGTTGCTATCTATCAGGCCCAACTCTACGCCGAAATCCAACAGCAAAAGGAAACCCTAGAACAGCGAGTTGAACAACGCACCCAAGACTTACGAGATGCCCTCGTGACGGCCCAGGTGGCGAACCAAACCCGCAGCGACTTTCTCGCCACCGTCAGCCATGAGTTGAGAACTCCCCTCACCTGTATTATTGGCATGTCCTCAACCCTGTTGCGTTGGTCGTTTGGCAACTTAACCTCCAAACAGCGCGACTATATCCAGAGTATTTATAACAGTGGCGAACATTTGATGGAACTCATCAACGACTTACTGGATTTATCTGAAAATGAATCCGGGAAAACCGTCTTGAGTTTCTCGGAATTTTCCTTAACTCAATTAGCCCAAGAAATGTTTTGTATGATGGTGGATCGGGCCACGGTGAATGGGGTGCATCTGGCCTTAGATTTGCAATTACGGAAACATCAAGATCACCTCTGTGCCGATCGCGATCGCCTGCGGCAGATTCTCTTTAACCTACTCAGCAACGCCATCAAATTTACCGCCACCGGGGGTCAGGCTCTGCTGCGAATTTACTGGCAAGATGCGGATACCGTAGTCTTTGAAGTGGCCGATACCGGGATTGGGATTCCCGAAGAACAGCGATCGCTGCTGTTCCAGATGTTTCGACAACTCGAGTCGACCTATACCCGGCAATATGGAGGGACGGGCCTGGGGTTAGCCTTGACTAAACAACTGGTCGAACTGCATGGGGGACTGATTAAAGTCGACTCAGAAGTGGGAGTGGGGTCTAAGTTTACCGTGCGCCTTCCCTGTCACAGTTCCACAGCCTTAGAGCCAAAAGCCGCCCCTTCCCCCCGGATTCCCTTACCTCCCCGCAAAGGTCATGTGGTGCTAGTGGCCCATCGGGAAGACGAGGCGATCCTCATTTGTGACTTGCTCACCGCCGCCGGCTATCATACCGTATGGATGCTGGATGGTTCCACGGCCCTAGAACAGATTAAGATGTTAAAGCCCGTGGCAGCGATTATTGAGCGACAACTTCCAGGAATGGACGGTTGTGAACTGACCCAATTACTTCGTCAACTTCCTAACACCCAATCCCTGAAAATTTTGTTAATGACCGACCCACTCTCCCCTGAAGAGTTAGCCGATTGTCAAGAGCGGGGAGCTGATACCTGTTTGACCCATCCGATCGAGCCGGAGGATTTGTTAAATAGTATTATTGAACTTCTCGTTGAGCCGTCAGCCTCTAATACGGATTCCCAGTAA
- the ureE gene encoding urease accessory protein UreE: protein MSIVLTQRVPGDDPLSTSLNEEGLLYLSLSAQDRQRSRHRFSTDSGEVVFLRLPRGTILEDGDRLLDETGQQPVQIRAKPEPVLTVTATSPLLLLRAAYHLGNRHVPLEVTAEYLRLSPDPVLADLLQHLGLTVRLQTLPFQPETGAYHHHSSHSHDP, encoded by the coding sequence ATGTCTATTGTTTTAACCCAGCGAGTCCCCGGTGATGACCCCCTCAGCACCTCTCTCAACGAGGAGGGGTTACTCTACCTGAGTTTAAGCGCCCAGGATCGGCAGCGCAGTCGTCACCGGTTCAGCACGGACTCAGGGGAGGTGGTGTTTCTGCGATTGCCCCGTGGCACGATTTTAGAGGATGGCGATCGCCTCCTCGATGAGACCGGGCAGCAACCGGTGCAGATTCGCGCCAAACCCGAACCCGTCCTCACCGTCACCGCCACAAGTCCCCTGCTACTGCTGCGGGCCGCCTACCACCTGGGCAATCGTCATGTCCCCCTAGAGGTGACAGCGGAGTATTTGCGGTTGTCGCCGGATCCAGTTTTGGCAGATTTGTTGCAGCATCTGGGCCTGACGGTGAGGTTACAAACCCTACCCTTTCAGCCAGAAACGGGGGCTTATCATCATCATTCCTCCCATTCCCATGACCCTTAG
- a CDS encoding UbiD family decarboxylase, with product MARDLRGFIQQLEQRGQLRRISSLVDSDLEIAEISNRLLQAGGPALLFENVKGAKFPVAINLLGTEQRVCWAMNMDKPQELEELGQKLGMLQQPKPPKKISQAVDFGKLLFDVVKAKPGRNFFPPCQEVVIEGDKLDLNSIPMIRPYSGDAGKIITLGLVITKDCETGTPNVGVYRLQLQSHNTMTVHWLSVRGGARHLRKAAERGKKLEVAIALGVDPLIILAAATPIPVDLSEWLFAGLYGGSGVSLAKCKTVDLEVPAQSEIVLEGTITPGEELPDGPFGDHMGYYGGVEDSPLVRFHCMTHRKDPIYLTTFSGRPPKEEAMMAIALNRIYTPILRQQVSEIKDFFLPMEALSYKAAIISIDKAYPGQARRAALAFWSALPQFTYTKFVIVVDKDINIRDPRQVVWAITSKVDPVRDVFILPNTPFDSLDFASETIGLGGRMGIDATTKVPPETDHDWGEPLESDEDTAAMVDRRWAEYGLADINLTDVDPNCFGYEMPPQS from the coding sequence ATGGCACGAGATTTACGGGGATTCATCCAGCAACTCGAACAACGAGGCCAATTACGACGCATTAGCAGCCTCGTCGACTCCGATTTAGAAATTGCCGAGATTTCCAATCGCCTCTTACAAGCCGGGGGCCCCGCCCTGCTGTTTGAGAATGTCAAAGGGGCGAAATTCCCTGTGGCCATCAATCTTCTGGGGACGGAACAACGGGTGTGTTGGGCCATGAATATGGATAAACCCCAAGAGTTAGAGGAGTTGGGGCAAAAATTGGGGATGTTGCAACAGCCGAAACCCCCGAAGAAGATTTCTCAAGCGGTGGATTTTGGCAAATTGCTGTTTGATGTGGTGAAGGCCAAGCCGGGCCGTAATTTCTTCCCTCCCTGCCAAGAGGTGGTGATTGAGGGGGACAAGTTGGATCTCAACAGTATTCCCATGATTCGTCCTTATTCCGGGGATGCGGGGAAAATTATTACCCTGGGCCTGGTGATTACCAAGGATTGCGAGACGGGAACGCCCAATGTGGGGGTGTATCGGCTGCAACTTCAGTCCCACAATACGATGACGGTGCATTGGTTGTCGGTGCGGGGTGGGGCCCGTCATCTGCGCAAGGCGGCGGAACGGGGCAAGAAATTGGAGGTGGCGATCGCCCTTGGGGTTGATCCGTTGATTATTCTGGCGGCGGCGACCCCGATTCCGGTGGATTTATCGGAATGGCTGTTTGCGGGGCTATATGGAGGGTCTGGGGTCTCTCTAGCCAAATGTAAAACCGTGGATTTGGAAGTTCCGGCCCAGTCGGAGATTGTCCTAGAGGGGACGATTACCCCCGGCGAAGAACTCCCCGATGGCCCCTTTGGCGACCACATGGGCTATTACGGTGGCGTGGAGGATTCGCCCCTGGTGCGGTTCCATTGTATGACCCATCGCAAAGACCCAATTTATCTAACCACCTTTAGCGGTCGTCCCCCCAAAGAAGAGGCCATGATGGCGATCGCCCTCAACCGCATTTACACCCCCATTTTGCGGCAACAAGTCTCAGAAATTAAGGACTTTTTCCTACCGATGGAAGCGTTGAGTTACAAGGCGGCGATTATCTCCATTGACAAGGCCTATCCGGGACAAGCGCGACGGGCAGCGTTAGCGTTTTGGAGTGCCTTACCTCAGTTCACCTATACCAAGTTTGTGATTGTGGTGGATAAGGACATCAACATCCGTGACCCCCGCCAGGTGGTGTGGGCGATTACCTCAAAAGTTGATCCGGTGCGGGATGTGTTTATTCTGCCCAATACTCCCTTTGATAGTTTAGATTTTGCCAGTGAGACGATTGGTTTGGGGGGACGTATGGGCATTGATGCCACGACGAAAGTTCCGCCAGAAACGGATCATGATTGGGGGGAACCGCTGGAGTCCGATGAGGATACGGCAGCTATGGTCGATCGCCGTTGGGCGGAGTATGGTCTCGCGGATATCAATTTGACCGACGTAGATCCCAATTGTTTTGGCTATGAAATGCCACCCCAATCGTGA
- a CDS encoding type II toxin-antitoxin system VapC family toxin, translating into MSLRFLLDTNILSEPTRRHPHPTVMTKLQEHEGEVATSATVWHELRFGCSRLADSQKRRFLERYLTQIIRLTIPILPYDAEAATWHGVERARLMEMGKTPSFPDSQIAAVARVNHLILVTNNVSDYQDFFDLDVQNWFQ; encoded by the coding sequence ATGAGTTTACGTTTTTTACTAGATACCAATATTCTGTCTGAGCCAACTCGACGACATCCTCATCCCACTGTCATGACAAAGCTCCAAGAACATGAAGGAGAAGTAGCAACTTCAGCGACTGTGTGGCATGAACTCCGTTTTGGATGTTCTCGTCTTGCCGATTCTCAGAAACGTAGATTTTTAGAACGGTATTTGACTCAAATTATCCGTTTAACGATTCCCATTTTACCTTATGATGCCGAAGCAGCAACCTGGCACGGTGTTGAAAGAGCGAGATTGATGGAAATGGGAAAAACACCGTCTTTCCCAGATAGTCAAATTGCGGCTGTGGCTAGAGTTAATCATTTGATTTTGGTGACCAACAATGTATCCGATTATCAAGATTTTTTCGATTTGGATGTGCAAAACTGGTTCCAATGA
- a CDS encoding trypsin-like peptidase domain-containing protein, producing the protein MEALTPQSERFQTFKRSLARIFHSNGAVVGAGFAIAPGYLITCAHVVTAALNLPADSQDSPQQPIELEFLLAAQGERVTGQVVAWLPYKVAIDAPSLANPADIAILKLDRTPERIIPVTVGEGAWGHQFRILGFPTGVPVGIWASGVLRDQMGNGWVSIEDIKAQGRRIEQGFSGAPVWDETIEAVVGMAVQAERPQKNQPNSKVAFMLPVSQLRTVWSRIPEIAIRIDSGVGASPTPPSNRRLRGLQARLKDVSEEIDIAEAQLAATNNDVNRTRLERQLETLYGRYDKIEQEINNLR; encoded by the coding sequence ATGGAAGCGTTAACCCCCCAGTCGGAGAGGTTTCAAACCTTTAAGCGATCGCTCGCCCGAATTTTCCACAGCAACGGAGCCGTTGTTGGGGCTGGATTTGCGATCGCCCCAGGATATCTCATCACCTGCGCTCACGTCGTAACAGCCGCTCTAAACCTACCGGCCGACAGCCAAGACTCACCACAGCAGCCTATCGAGTTAGAATTCCTCCTGGCGGCTCAAGGAGAACGGGTTACCGGCCAAGTGGTGGCATGGTTACCCTACAAAGTAGCCATCGACGCCCCCTCACTCGCAAACCCCGCCGATATCGCGATTCTCAAACTCGATCGCACCCCAGAGCGCATAATCCCAGTCACCGTCGGGGAGGGGGCCTGGGGACATCAGTTCCGCATTTTAGGTTTCCCAACCGGCGTTCCCGTGGGAATCTGGGCCTCGGGAGTGCTGCGGGACCAAATGGGGAACGGCTGGGTATCCATTGAAGATATTAAAGCGCAGGGTCGCAGGATCGAACAGGGGTTTAGCGGCGCACCCGTCTGGGATGAAACCATTGAAGCTGTCGTCGGGATGGCGGTTCAGGCTGAACGTCCTCAAAAGAATCAACCCAACTCTAAGGTGGCGTTCATGCTACCCGTGAGCCAACTGCGAACGGTTTGGTCTCGTATTCCCGAAATTGCCATAAGGATTGACTCTGGAGTAGGAGCGTCCCCGACTCCCCCATCTAATCGGAGGCTCAGAGGCTTGCAGGCGCGGCTTAAGGATGTCAGCGAGGAGATTGATATTGCAGAGGCGCAACTTGCGGCAACGAATAATGACGTTAACCGAACGCGATTAGAGAGACAGCTCGAAACTTTATACGGCAGATACGACAAAATCGAACAGGAAATCAATAATTTGAGATAA
- a CDS encoding MoxR family ATPase, with translation MSPQQYDYHFEGNPDRRPENPHPDSPSRLEPYVAADDLKTAVNLAIYLRRPLLLEGEAGCGKTRLAVAVAYELGLPFYRWDIRSTTRAKEGLYEYDAILRLHDVQIYDKTKKLPEGEKRNPQNPRDYIRFGAIGNAFKADRPAVVLIDEIDKAELDFPNDLLAVLDNPWEFEIQETGQVGRQAIKANHRPIVIVTSNKEKGNLPAPFLRRCIYYYVKFPQDRLQEIVAAHKKRQPADAQADGETPSSPSTQLPTQLPTELSTQLIDRAIDVFLQLREQGLVKRPGTSEFIDWLQALACFGGQPFPAEQLTLETLPYRELLLKLRQDWQQEFAAEEIAAEETG, from the coding sequence ATGTCCCCACAACAGTATGATTATCATTTTGAAGGGAATCCCGATCGCAGACCGGAAAACCCACATCCCGACTCACCGAGTCGATTAGAGCCTTACGTGGCGGCAGACGACCTAAAAACAGCAGTAAACCTCGCCATTTATCTGCGTCGGCCACTCCTCCTTGAAGGTGAGGCGGGCTGTGGTAAAACGCGGCTGGCGGTTGCTGTGGCCTACGAACTCGGTTTACCGTTTTATCGCTGGGATATTCGCTCGACGACAAGGGCCAAAGAAGGACTCTACGAGTACGATGCTATTTTGCGGCTTCATGATGTGCAAATTTATGACAAAACCAAGAAACTGCCAGAAGGCGAAAAGCGCAACCCCCAAAATCCCCGCGATTACATTAGGTTCGGGGCAATTGGCAACGCCTTTAAAGCCGATCGCCCCGCCGTGGTTCTCATCGACGAAATCGATAAAGCCGAACTCGATTTCCCCAACGATCTCCTCGCCGTCTTAGATAATCCTTGGGAGTTTGAGATTCAGGAAACCGGTCAAGTTGGCCGTCAAGCCATTAAAGCCAACCATAGGCCGATTGTCATCGTCACCAGCAATAAAGAAAAAGGCAACCTACCCGCCCCCTTCCTGCGACGTTGTATCTACTACTATGTTAAATTCCCTCAAGATCGCTTGCAGGAGATCGTCGCCGCTCACAAGAAGCGCCAACCCGCAGACGCGCAGGCCGACGGCGAAACCCCCTCGTCTCCCTCCACACAACTGCCCACACAACTGCCCACAGAGCTATCCACACAACTCATCGATCGCGCCATTGACGTGTTTCTCCAGTTGCGCGAACAGGGATTAGTTAAACGACCGGGGACGAGTGAATTTATCGATTGGCTGCAAGCGTTGGCCTGTTTCGGGGGGCAGCCTTTCCCCGCTGAACAACTGACCCTAGAAACCTTGCCCTATCGGGAACTGTTGCTCAAACTGCGACAAGATTGGCAACAGGAGTTTGCCGCCGAGGAAATTGCCGCCGAGGAAACAGGATGA
- a CDS encoding VWA containing CoxE family protein — protein sequence MTQSERHELIEALFRRVRQRFGLGMGEYFVALRALDGGWGNQGQDDLRKLLQLLWCKSAIDCAYLQTEWESVRKGRSQRPPVLPVEDDPPAMSDTPSQPTPPAEASQPVSQPQTDTTPAEFAPQPLKAPPPNFLDPPDDLTFLDSGYPITRRSMSYSWRYLRRDMPTGPATVLDVAATVDTATRQGFFLAPVYRRERENQAGLLLLVDRNGSMMPFHHFTRDLIETARYESALDPDRVSVFYFHNVPAASVYEDPYLTRPKVLRHILSSCDSNTSLLIVSDAGAARGYRERSRVRATAQVLQQIRQYTNALAWLNPMPSSRWSETSAAILRHLVPMFPMTTEGLGEAIDTVRRQLGG from the coding sequence ATGACCCAGAGCGAACGTCACGAACTCATCGAAGCGTTGTTCCGGCGTGTTCGCCAGCGGTTCGGCCTGGGGATGGGGGAGTATTTTGTCGCCCTTCGCGCCCTCGACGGTGGTTGGGGAAACCAGGGCCAAGACGATCTCCGGAAGCTGCTGCAACTGTTGTGGTGTAAGTCGGCTATTGATTGCGCCTATCTGCAAACCGAGTGGGAGTCCGTCCGCAAAGGGCGATCGCAGCGTCCCCCCGTGCTTCCCGTCGAGGATGACCCGCCAGCGATGAGCGATACCCCCTCGCAACCCACCCCACCGGCCGAGGCATCACAACCCGTCAGCCAACCCCAGACGGACACCACCCCCGCCGAATTTGCCCCCCAGCCCCTGAAAGCGCCCCCGCCTAACTTCCTCGACCCCCCCGACGATCTGACATTCCTGGACTCAGGCTATCCCATTACTCGGCGATCGATGTCCTACTCCTGGCGTTACCTACGGCGGGATATGCCAACCGGTCCAGCGACGGTGTTGGATGTGGCGGCGACAGTGGACACCGCGACGCGACAGGGGTTTTTCCTCGCCCCCGTCTATCGGCGCGAACGGGAAAATCAGGCTGGATTGTTGCTGTTAGTTGATCGCAACGGGTCGATGATGCCCTTCCATCACTTCACGCGGGACTTAATCGAAACCGCTCGTTACGAAAGCGCCCTTGACCCCGATCGCGTTAGCGTCTTCTATTTCCATAATGTCCCGGCGGCCTCAGTCTATGAGGACCCCTATCTCACCCGTCCCAAAGTTCTTCGCCACATTCTCAGCAGCTGCGACTCCAACACCAGTCTCCTCATTGTTAGCGATGCTGGGGCGGCCCGGGGTTATCGTGAGAGATCCCGCGTTCGTGCCACGGCGCAAGTCTTGCAGCAAATCCGCCAGTACACCAACGCCCTGGCCTGGCTTAACCCTATGCCCTCCTCACGTTGGTCGGAAACCTCCGCCGCCATCCTACGCCATCTCGTCCCCATGTTTCCCATGACCACCGAGGGATTGGGCGAGGCCATTGATACCGTACGCCGTCAGTTGGGAGGTTAA